The segment gtttgttttattttttttgttgtttctctGTTTTAACGTATATAAACCGAATCAGTTATGTTAAACTTATCTGTACTTTCTTATGTTAGTTATCTATCCAGTTTTTcttataacaatataaaatatatcatttataatgattatagttgtattttatatgatttcatAGTATTTCATTAAAGTTTTATGTCTAAACTCACaaaattatggttttattttgaaatcctgaattgacatttttttagaatatatattattttaaattagaaaaatatttttaattctttcctCTAATATATGCAAAAACCTGTAGAATCAAATCATGAAGAAAATGGCTTTGAATGCGATTTCTTTGACTATTTTTTTAGTTACTCTTTTCACTTCTTTTGCATAGTAACAGATGCGTTCACcacactttcttttttttctggtttttctTTTTTCGATCACCACAGCGATCTGGTTTTTCGGTCAAGAAGGGTTTATAACCCATTTATATACCTTTTTAAATGCGGAAAGAATCTAAAGCTTTCAACTTTGATTAGAAACCTGAATGTTTAAGAGTTCAGGTGTTCTGAGGTCAATACCCCATCGATGAGACTGCACCTTAAGCTCTTAAATGATATAACTGGTGGTGATTTTGGATTTCTCTAATGAGTAGTGGGCTGGAAACGGTTAGGTTTCGGCGATGAGGACGGCCAGGACGCTTGGAGCATCCAGATGCATCGGGACGGGACGGGAGAGGACGCTGGGACGGGATGTACTTTGGCTTTCTTTGATGGACGTTAAGACGCTGGTAAGGCATTCTCCATGCTTCGTAGTTTGTTTCCCCAAGGCTACGAAGAGATTGGATTTTTCCGTTCTTAGAACTTGTCATTTCTTTTTGAGGACTTATACGAAACTTCTTGTTACAAGAGATACTTTTCCGGGATTCCTCGTGCATTGATTCCATCGTgatcgattttgaccccaacaataatCGTCTAGCTTTACTTCAAAAACTACAAATCTATTGTGTAATCTCAGAGTCTATTGATTTGATCCATAAGTTTTGTTTGCTGTGTAAAGTAGAAAATAAGAAAGCGTGTATTGCCAAGAACAATGGcagagcacataaatattaggttaaaagtcGGCCAGGGCTATTTATGTAAATATGTCATGACTTGGGATTTAGGCCGGCTGGAAACCTACCTGGGTTTTGCGCGCTTtgatatcgatcgacggcaaAGGATGTGCGTGGATCAATGTTTATCTCTGATCGTCGACTTTCACACAAGTTCGATGGTCAACTACGAGCTTCCTCTCCTTTTATCTCTAAAATGCACCCAAATCATCATTTTCCTCCATAACActcctgaacctgtaaatgtgctaaaaagactcaaaaacataataaatagttcctaaaacatctatataccatagctaaaaatgggtaaaatccatgataTATCAATTGGCCAGGTATACACACCGTGGCAGAGAAAAGATGGAGGATATTAAGACGGAGGTGGATTTgcaagaaagagaaggaagagaatGAGATCAAGTTCGCCTCGGGAATAAGCAGTgagaaaatatctataataataaaaagctAAGAAATTTAGtcacaaaaagtaaaaaagagaaaaagttgTACGAAGACAAAGCTCGAGTAAAtaagaaacaatattttatttacattcaCAAAATATTCACGAATATGATTTGCAAAATTGGTCAgaaaagtacaaaattggaaGAACTTGTTAGAAGGGGAAGAGAGAGATGTGATACAAAGTCATTATGTCATAAATGGAATCGTGGAGGTGAGATGAAACATGAGATAGTTAAGAGAACAAATATAGGAGATTCAAAGAGGTATTGATGAAACCAAGGGAAGCCAAAAATACAGAATGTGAAAGCTTAGAAGGTTTAATTTTGGAGTTCCTACATTAAACTAATGTGACCAgtctatatttttgttttgtgttttactttttttacttttatcctAAGTGCACAAAAGTTTAttttcactatatattaatttttggctTGCATAGAAATTGATTGTACTCCTTTTTATTTGTGTGGAttgattcttaattttttatatcactaaattatgtaaaatttacaaTGCAATCACCATTTATCGCtagcatatttttaattagcGTTGATGttgattaaaatgaaattttactaagttAATATGGCATTGTTTATTGGAATTGTtgtgatatattttttgaaatatacagtaattttgaatattaaatatttgttaacaCTGATAAAAACTTGTTGCacaataaaagtatatatatatatatataatatgcgtcagataaaacaaacagaaatatcgattatacatatataatatatatatatatatatatatatatatatatatatatatatatatatatatatatatatataatatatatatatatatatatatatatatatttaacatgtTAAAACAAAGAATACAATTGTaacttttaatttgaaaatagttACGAAACACAATTCCAAATATGGGTGCAAAAGAAACCACCATCGGTTATAGGAACAGCATATTCTTCATGACTTGTTACATGTTTGTTGCAAAACTTTTTGCAAGCTTCTTCACAAATAGACATATCTGTTTTTTTGGCTACTTTCATGCACTGATTTGGGATGCAGTGTTTGACACATTTTTTAACATTGGTTGAAAGACAATTTTGTGCCGAAAACATCATTGTATATATAGCTACAATCAtgaaaataatgcatgattttttaaaagtttgagTCGTCATAATGTATATTATTAGAACAAATATGAAATTCTAATATAGTTTAGTCTTATTTTGATCGTTCATTGTGAAATGATGATTTTTTGGTAATCTCTTGGTAATTTATATAGAAAGTTAATGATGACTATTTTAacagtttgttttatttttttttgttgtttctctGTTTTAACGTATATAAACCGAATCAGTTATGTTAAACTTATCTGTACTTTCTTATGTTAGTTATCTATCCAGTTTTTcttataacaatataaaatatatcatttataatgattatagttgtattttatatgatttcatAGTATTTCATTAAAGTTTTATGTCTAAACTCACaaaattatggttttattttgaaatcctgaattgacattttttttagaatatatattattttaaattagaaaaatatttttaattctttcctCTAATATATGCAAAAACCTGTAGAATCAAATCATGAAGAAAATGGCTTTGAATGCGATTTCTTTGACTATTTTTTTAGTTACTCTTTTCACTTCTTTTGCATAGTAACAGATGCGTTCACcacactttcttttttttctggtttttctTTTTTCGATCACCACAGCGATCTGGTTTTTCGGTCAAGAAGGGTTTATAACCCCTTTACATACCTTTTTTAATGCGGAAAGAATCTAAAGCTTTCAACTTTGATTAGAAACCGGAATGTTTAAGTGTTCAAGTATTCTGAGGTCAATACCCCATCGATGAGACTGCACCTTAAGCTCTTAAATGAGATAATTGGTGGTGATTTTGGATTTCTCTAATGAGTAGTGGGCTGGAAACGGTTAGGTTAGGGCGATGAGGACGGCCAGGACGCTTGGAGCATCCAGATGCATCGGGACGGGACGGGAGAGGACGCTGGGACGGGATGTACCTTGGCTTTCTTTGATGGACGTTAAGACGCTGGTAAGGCATTCTCCATGCTTTGTAGTTTATTTCCCCAAGGCTACGAAGAGATTGGATTTTTCCGTTCTTAGAACTTGTCATTTCTTTTTGAGGACTTATACGGAACTTCTTGTTACAAGAGATACTTTTCGGGATTCCTCGTGCATTGATTCCATCGTgatcgattttgaccccaacaataatCGTCTAGCTTTACTTCAAAAACTACAAATCTATTGTGTAATCTGAGTGTCTATTGATTTGATCCATAAGTTTTGTTTGCTGTGTAAAGTAGAAAATAAGAAAGCGTGTATTGCCAAGAACAATGGcagagcacataaatattaggttaaaagtcGGCCAGGGCTATTTATGTAAATATGTCATGACTTGGGATTTAGGCCGGCTGGAAACCTAGCTGGGTTTTGCGCGCTTtgatatcgatcgacggcaaAGGATGTGCGTGGATCAATGTTTATCTCTGATCGTCGACTTTCACACAAGTTCGATGGTCAACTACGAGCTTCCTCTCCTTTTATCTCTAAAATGCACCCAAATCATCATTTTCCTCCATAACActcctgaacctgtaaatgtgctaaaaagactcaaaaacaaaataaatagttcCTAAAACATCTATATACCATAGCTAAgaatgggtaaaatccatgataTATCAATTGGCCAGGTATACACACCGTGGCAGAGAAAAGATGGAGGATATTAAGACGGAGGTGGATTTgcaagagagagaaggaagagaaTGAGATCAAATTCGCCTCAGGAATAAGCAGTgagaaaatatctataataataaagaaagCTAAGAAATTTAGtcacaaaaagtaaaaaaaagaaaaaaagttgtaCGAAGACAAAGCTCGagtaaacaagaaacaaaattttatttacattcaCAAAATATTCACGAATATGATTAGCAAAATTGGTCAgaaaagtacaaaattggaaGAACTTGTTAGAGGGGGAAGAGAGAGATGTGATACAAAGTCATTATGTCATAAATGGAATCGTGGAGGTGAGATGAAACTTGAGATAGTTAAGAGAACAAATATAGGAGATTCAAAGAGGTATAGATGAAACCAAGGGAAGCCAAAAATACAGAATGTGAAAGCTTAGAAGGTTTAATTTTGGAGTTCCTACATTAAACTAATGTGACCAgtctatatttttgttttgtgttttactttttttacttttatcctAAGTGCACAAAAGTTTAttttcactatatattaatttttggctTGCATTGAAATTGATTGTACTCCTTTTTATATGGGTGGAttgattcttaattttttatatcactaaattatgtaaaatttacaaTGCAATCACCATTTATCGCtagcatatttttaattagcGTTGATGTTGATTAAAATGACATTTTACTAAGTTAATATGGCATTGTTTATTGGAATTGTtgtgatatattttttgaaatatacagtaattttgaatattaaatatttgttaacaCTGATAAAAACTTGTTGCacaataaaagtatatatatatataatatgcctcagataaaacaaacagaaatatcgattgtacatatatatatatatatatatatatatatatattaacatgttaaaacaaagaatacaattgtaacttttaaatttgaaaatagttaCGAAAGACAATTCCAAATATGGGTGCAAAAGAAACCACCATCGGTTATAGGAACAGCATATTCTTCATGACTTGTTACATGTTTGTTGCAAAACTTTTTGCAAGCTTCTTCACAAATAGACATATCTGGTTTTTTGGCTACTTTCATGCACTGATTTGGGATGCAGTGTTTGACACATTTTTCAACATTGGTTGAAAGACAATTTTGCGCCGAAAACATCACTGTATATATAGCTACAATCAtgaaaataatgcatgattttttaaaagtttgagTCGTCATAATGTATATTATTAGAACAAATATGAAATTCTAATATAATTTAGTCTGATTTTGATCGTTGATCGTGAAATGATGATTTTTTGGTAATCTCTTGGTAATTTATATAGAAAGTTAATGATGACTATTTTAacagtttgttttattttttttttgttgtttctctGTTTTAACGTATATAAACCGAATCAGTTATGTTAAATTTATCTGTACTTTCTTCTGTTAGTTATCTATCCAGTTTTTcttataacaatataaaatatatcatttataatgattatagttgtattttatatgatttcatAGTATTTCATTAAAGTTTTATGTCTAAACTCacaaattatggttttattttgaaatcctgaattgacatttttttagaaaatatattattttaaattagaaaaatatttttaattctttcctCTAATATATGCAAAAACCTGTAGAATCAAATCATGAAGAAAATGGCTTTGAATGCGATttctttaactatttttttagttACTCTTTTCACTTCTTTTGCATAGTAATAGATGCGTTCACcacactttcttttttttctggtttttctttttttgatcaCTACAGCGATCTGGTTTTTCGGTCAAGAAGGGTTTATAACCCCTTTACATACCTTTTTTAATGCGGAAAGAATCTAAAGCTTTCAACTTTGATTAGAAACCGGAATGTTTAAGTGTTCAGGTATTCTGAGGTCAATACCCCATCGATGAGACTGCACCTTAAGCTCTTAAATGAGATAATTGGTGGTGATTTTGGATTTCTCTAATGAGTAGTGGGCTGGAAACGGTTAGGTTAGGGCGATGAGGACGGCCAGGACGCTTGGAGCATCCAGATGCATCGGGACGGGACGGGAGAGGACGCTGGGACGGGATGTACCTTGGCTTTCTTTGATGGACGTTAAGACGCTGGTAAGGCATTCTCCATGCTTTGTAGTTTATTTCCCCAAGGCTACGAAGAGATTGGATTTTTCCGTTCTTAGAACTTGTCATTTATTTTTGAGGACTTATACGAAACTTCTTGTTACAAGAGATACTTTTCGGGATTCCTCGTGCATTGATTCCATCGTgatcgattttgaccccaacaataatCGTCTAGCTTTACTTCAAAAACTACAAATCTATTGTGTAATCTCAGTGTCTATTGATTTGATCCATAAGTTTTGTTTGCTGTGTAAAGTAGAAAATAAGAAAGCGTGTATTGCCAAGAACAATGGcagagcacataaatattaggttaaaagtcGGCCAGGGCTATTTATGTAAATATGTCATGACTTGGGATTTAGGCCGGCTGGAAACCTAGCTGGGTTTTGCGCGCTTtgatatcgatcgacggcaaAGGATGTGCGTGGATCAATGTTTATCTCTGATCGTCGACTTTCACACAAGTTCGATGGTCAACTACGAGCTTCCTCTCCTTTTATCTCTAAAATGCACCCAAATCATCATTTTCCTCCATAACActcctgaacctgtaaatgtgctaaaaagactcaaaaacataataaatagttcCTAAAACATCTATATACCATAGCTAAgaatgggtaaaatccatgataTATCAATTGGCCAGGTATACACACCGTGGCAGAGAAAAGATGGAGGATATTAAGACGGAGGTGGATTTgcaagagagagaaggaagagaaTGAGATCAAGTTCGCCTCAGGAATAAGCAGTgagaaaatatctataataataaagaaagCTAAGAAATTTAGtcacaaaaagtaaaaaagagaaaaagttgTACGAAGACAAAGCTCAagtaaacaagaaacaaaattttatttacattcaCAAAATATTCACGAATATGATTAGCAAAATTGGTCAgaaaagtacaaaattggaaGAACTTGTTAGAGGGGGAAGAGAGAGATGTGATACAAAGTCATTATGTCATAAATGGAATCGTGGAGGTGAGATGAAACTTGAGATAGTTAAGAGAACAAATATAGGAGATTCAAAGAGGTATAGATGAAACCAAGGGAAGCCAAAAATACAGAATGTGAAAGCTTAGAAGATTTAATTTTGGAGTTCCTACATTAAACTAATGTGACCAgtctatatttttgttttgtgttttactttttttacttttatcctAAGTGCACAAAAGTTTAttttcactatatattaatttttggctTGCATTGAAATTGATTGTACTCATTTTTATTTGGGTGGAttgattcttaattttttatatcactaaattatgtaaaatttacaaTGCAATCACCATTTATCGCtagcatatttttaattagcGTTGATGttgattaaaatgaaattttactaagttAATATGGCATTGTTAATTGGAATTGTtgtgatatattttttgaaatatacagtaattttgaatattaaatatttgttaacaCTGATAAAAACTTGTTGCacaataaaagtatatatatatatatataatatgcgtcagataaaacaaacagaaatatcgattgtacatatatatatatatatatttaacatgctaaaacaaagaatacaattgtaacttttaaatttgaaaatagttaCGAAAGACAATTCCAAATATGGGTGCAAAAGAAACCACCATCGGTTATAGGAACAGCATATTCTTCATGACTTGTTACATGTTTGTTGCAAAACTTTTTGCAAGCTTCTTCACAAATAGACATATCTGCTTTTTTGGCTACTTTCATGCACTGATTTGGGATGCAGTGTTTGACACATTTTTCAACATTGGTTGAAAGACAATTTTGTGCCGAAAACATCACTGTATATATAGCTACAATCATGAAAATAATGtatgatttttaatagtttGAGTCGTCATAATGTATATTATTAGAACAAATATGAAATTCTAATATAGTTTAGTCTAATTTTGATCGTGAAATGATGATTTTTTGGTAATCTCTTGGTAATTTATATAGAAAGTTAATGATGACTATTTTAacagtttgttttatttttttttttgttgtttctctGTTTTAACGTATATAAACCGAATCAGTTATGTTAAACTTATCTGTACTTTCTTATGTTAGTTATCTATCCAGTTTTTcttataacaatataaaatatatcatttataatgattatagttgtattttatatgatttcatagtatttcattaaaattttatgtcTAAACTCACaaaattatggttttattttgaaatcctgaattgacaatttttttagaaaatatattattttaaattagaaaaatatttttaattctttcctCTAATATATGCAAAAACCTGTAGAATCAAATCATGAAGAAAATGACTTTGAATGCGATTTCTTTGACTATTTTTTTAGTTACTCTTTTCACTTCTTTTGCATAGTAACAGATGCGTTCaccacacttttttttttctggtttttctTGTTTTGACCACTACAGCGATCTGGTTTTTTCGGTCAAGAAGGGTTTATAACCCCTTTACATACCTTTTTAAATGCGGAAAAAATCTAAAGCTTTCAACTTTGATTAGAAACCTGAATGTTTAAGTGTTCAGGTATTCTGAGGTCAATACCCCATCGATGAGACTGCACCTTAAGCTCTTAAATGAGATAATTGGTGGTGATTTTGGATTTCTCTAATGAGTAGTGGGCTGGAAACGGTTAGGTTACGGCGATGAGGACGGCCAGGACGCTTGGAGCATCCAGATGCATCGGGACGGGACGGGAGAGGACGCTGGGACGGGATGTACCTTGGCTTTCTTTGATGGACGTTAAGACGCTGGTAAGGCATTCTCCATGCTTCGTAGTTTGTTTCCCCAAGGCTACGAAGAGATTGGATTTTTCCGTTCTTAGAACTTGTCATTTCTTTTTGAGGACTTATACGAAACTTCTTGTTACAAGAGATACTTTTCGGGATTCCTCGTGCATTGATTCCATCGTgatcgattttgaccccaacaataatCGTTTAGCTTTACTTCAAAAACTACAAATCTATTGTGTAATCTCAGTGTCTATTGATTTGATCCATAAGTTTTGTTTGCTGTGTAAAGTAGAAAATAAGAAAGCGTATATTGCCAAGAACAATGGcagagcacataaatattaggttaaaagtcGGCCAGGGCTATTTATGTAAATATGTCATGACTTGGGATTTAGGCCGGCTGGAAACCTAGCTGGGTTTTGCGCGCTTtgatatcgatcgacggcaaAGGATGTGCGTGGATCAATGTTTATCTCTGATCGTCGACTTTCACACAAGTTCGATGGTCAACTACGAGCTTCCTCTCCTTTTATCTCTAAAATGCACCCAAATCATCATTTTCCTCCATAACActcctgaacctgtaaatgtgctaaaaagactcaaaaacataataaaagttcctaaaacatctatataccatagctaaaaatgggtaaaatccatgataTATCAATTGGCCAGGTATACACACCGTGGCAGAGAAAAGATGGAGGATATTAAGACGGAGGTGGATTTgcaagaaagagaaggaagagaatGAGATCAAGTTCGCCTCGGGAATAAGCAGTgagaaaatatctataataataaagaaagCTAAGAAATTTAGtcacaaaaagtaaaaaagagaaaaagttgTACGAAGACAAAGCTCAagtaaacaagaaacaaaattttatttacattcaCAAAATATTCACGAATATGATTAGCAAAATTGGTCAgaaaagtacaaaattggaaGAACTTGTTAGAGGGGGAAGAGAGAGATGTGATACAAAGTCATTATGTCATAAATGGAATCGTGGAGGTGAGATGAAACTTGAGATAGTTAAGAGAACAAATATAGGAGATTCAAAGAGGTATAGATGAAACCAAGGGAAGCCAAAAATACAGAATGTGAAAGCTTAGAAGATTTAATTTTGGAGTTCCTACATTAAACTAATGTGACCAgtctatatttttgttttgtgttttactttttttacttttatcctAAGTGCACAAAAGTTTAttttcactatatattaatttttggctTGCATTGAAATTGATTGTACTCATTTTTATTTGGGTGGAttgattcttaattttttatatcactaaattatgtaaaatttacaaTGCAATCACCATTTATCGCtagcatatttttaattagcGTTGATGttgattaaaatgaaattttactaagttAATATGGCATTGTTAATTGGAATTGTtgtgatatattttttgaaatatacagtaattttgaatattaaatatttgttaacaCTGATAAAAACTTGTTGCacaataaaagtatatatatatatatataatatgcgtcagataaaacaaacagaaatatcgattgtacatatatatatatatatatatataaacatgctaaaacaaagaatacaattgtaacttttaaatttgaaaatagttaCGAAAGACAATTCCAAATATGGGTGCAAAAGAAACCACCATCGGTTATAGGAACAGCATATTCTTCATGACTTGTTACATGTTTGTTGCAAAACTTTTTGCAAGCTTCTTCACAAATAGACATATCTGCTTTTTTGGCTACTTTCATGCACTGATTTGGGATGCAGTGTTTGACACATTTTTCAACATTGGTTGAAAGACAATTTTGTGCCGAAAACATCACTGTATATATAGCTACAATCATGAAAATaatgtatgattttttaaaGTTTGAGTCGTCATAATgtatattattagaaaaatatgaaattctAATATAGTTTAGTCTAATTTTGATCGTGAAATGATGATTTTTTGGTAATCTCTTGGTAATTTATATAGAAAGTTAATGATGACTATTTTAacagtttgttttattttttttttgttgtttctctGTTTTAACGTATATAAACCGAATCAGTTATGTTAAACTTATCTGTACTTTCTTATGTTAGTTATCTATCCAGTTTTTcttataacaatataaaatatatcatttataatgattatagttgtattttatatgatttcatagtatttcattaaaattttatgtcTAAACTCACaaaattatggttttattttgaaatcctgaattgacattttttttagaaaatatattattttaaattagaaaaatatttttaattctttcctCTAATATATGCAAAAACCTGTAGAATCAAATCATGAAGAAAATGACTTTGAATGCGATTTCTTTGACTATTTTTTTAGTTACTCTTTTCACTTCTTTTGCATAGTAACAGATGCGTTCaccacactttttttttctggtttttctTGTTTTGACCACTACAGCGATCTGGTTTTTTCGGTCAAGAAGGGTTTATAACCCCTTTACATACCTTTTTAAATGCGGAAAAATCTAAAGCTTTCAACTTTGATTAGAAACCTGAATGTTTAAGTGTTCAGGTATTCTGAGGTCAATACCCCATCGATGAGACTGCACCTTAAGCTCTTAAATGAGATAATTGGTGGTGATTTTGGATTTCTCTAATGAGTAGTGGGCTGGAAACGGTTAGGTTACGGCGATGAGGACGGCCAGGACGCTTGGAGCATCCAGATGCATCGGGACGGGACGGGAGAGGACGCTGGGACGGGATGTACCTTGGCTTTCTTTGATGGACGTTAAGACGCTGGTAAGGCATTCTCCATGCTTCGTAGTTTGTTTCCCCAAGGCTACGAAGAGATTGGATTTTTCCGTTCTTAGAACTTGTCATTTCTTTTTGAGGACTTATACGAAACTTCTTGTTACAAGAGATACTTTTCGGGATTCCTCGTGCATTGATTCCATCGTgatcgattttgaccccaacaataatCGTTTAGCTTTACTTCAAAAACTACAAATCTATTGTGTAATCTCAGTGTCTATTGATTTGATCCATAAGTTTTGTTTGCTGTGTAAAGTAGAAAATAAGAAAGCGTGTATTGCCAAGAACAATGGcagagcacataaatattaggttaaaagtcGGCCAGGGCTATTTATGTAAATATGTCATGACTTGGGATTTAGGCCGGCTGGAAACCTAGCTGGGTTTTGCGCGCTTtgatatcgatcgacggcaaAGGATGTGCGTGGATCAATGTTTATCTCTGATCGTCGACTTTCACACAAGTTCGATGGTCAACTACGAGCTTCCTCTCCTTTTATCTCTAAAATGCACCCAAATCATCATTTTCCTCCATAACActcctgaacctgtaaatgtgctaaaaagact is part of the Brassica rapa cultivar Chiifu-401-42 chromosome A09, CAAS_Brap_v3.01, whole genome shotgun sequence genome and harbors:
- the LOC117128427 gene encoding uncharacterized protein LOC117128427, which encodes MTTQTFKKSCIIFMIVAIYTMMFSAQNCLSTNVKKCVKHCIPNQCMKVAKKTDMSICEEACKKFCNKHVTSHEEYAVPITDGGFFCTHIWNCVS
- the LOC117128426 gene encoding uncharacterized protein LOC117128426, whose product is MTTQTFKKSCIIFMIVAIYTVMFSAQNCLSTNVEKCVKHCIPNQCMKVAKKPDMSICEEACKKFCNKHVTSHEEYAVPITDGGFFCTHIWNCLS